A segment of the Trifolium pratense cultivar HEN17-A07 linkage group LG7, ARS_RC_1.1, whole genome shotgun sequence genome:
AATCGTATTCACAAACAACTCCACTTATAAACACAAACCCAAACCCCAAATATTACCAATCAGCAAGATCTGATGAGTTAATCTTCCACAACAGTAAAAACTTTGAGTTGAGTCAAGTGCCGATGAGAATCATGTTTTACCTAAACAATTCTTGGCAAGATTTCAAAGACGAAGTGTTGGAGGCCTTACGCTACGGATTTGCGAATGGAAATGCAATTTTTCCCCTCAAAATTGAAGGTTCAATGtatgtttttgattttttacgCATGCTTCAAGTCCATTTTAACTCTATGAGTCATAGATCCATTGCAtggattgatgaaaatggtaaatCTTTCTTTCCTATAAAATCTATTGATCATGATTTCTCAAAAATAGTTGAAGATCATGTTGTTGTAGCCAAACAACTAAGTTTGGCTCAAGCCTCAAGATTTCCAAATGCAAAACTATTGAATAAGAGTGACAAGACATATGCATACATAAATAATTTGTTCATGAACAATGTTGTCAACATTGATCCTCATGCAACTATCACTAGCATTCATGAATTTCAAATCTCAACCCCTTATGGAAGGGCTTGTTGGGATACTTTTGAGAAGCAAATTGAGATTACAGAAGCTGCACGAGGTAAGGCAAATGTTGTTTATGGTTGGTATGCAACTACAGCTGAGAATGTTGCATCCATTTTTTATGATGGCTTTAAGTTACTTCCCAATACCTTACACCCAACAATTAGAGCTGGCATTTTTTTGGCTGATCTAGAGTCACCCCAACATAGGTACGTACTTACACCATCAacgtaagttttttttttttttttttagttatcaAATCATTCCTCTAAAATGATCGGTGAATCGCTCAGTTCCATCATAACTATCACATTTTGCACAAAATATTGTGTTCCCAAAGAGTGACACCataaattttaagtttaattgtaattatatttttaattatgcgCTCTAATTAACATAGAAGCTtcttacattaaaaaaaaaacatagaaggtTCTTTGgtccaatttattttttgaaaaatttgggCCCTGTTCCATGTTTCCGATGTATTTTAtgctattatttttattcacaatttttgaaaaaaaattaattactacattattttataaaaaaattggaccGGGTTCCATGTTTTCTTATTGAAATCGTTGTAGTTTTCGATAAATATTCTCAAATTATAATTTCCACTTTACATTTaagataataaaaattaatcaaataattaattgttgataaaattaattggtaaattatttttataattccTGTGAAATGATCTAATACAATATTATCTCATTAAACtgtgaaattatttttataagaaaaaatttcgttttttttttacacagaAAAAATGCATGTTTTATATACATTAAAATATTGATGTATCCAGTTTATAATATAGGCTTAATACATCAatattttaatgtatctaaataatgatttttttttcttatatttagcatcgaagaaaataataatgatggaatgaaacaaattttttatattcttactaaaaaaaagtaaacaaattTCTTATATTTAGTACCAAATGAAACAATACGGTGGAGTGAATATAAATTGGTGTAACTGTAATTGATGAATTTGTATTTGTACTGGTGTAGTGGTATGCAATACCAGGTGGATAAAGATGACGAGAAACATCTTATACTTTGTCGTATTGTGTTGGGAAGTATGGAAAAAGTGTATCTTGAGTGTCATCAAACCAATCCTTCCAATGAAGGATATGATACTGCCTCTGATGATCCTAATAATCCTAACTGGTACGTCGTCTGGGCTGATGATATCAACAAAAGAATACTCCCTGTTTGTGTTATCACCTGCAAAACCTCTGCTATTGAGCCTCCAGGTAATTCTCATACTTCTTGTTTCCCCCTCGTGAATTTTTACGTTCATAGAATGCTTAATGGATATAATTtatatagatcagatacatcaaATATATCTGTCATCTTTGATTTATATGGATATGAAATTACGGATTCGAACATGCGTTTGATCATATCAAATGTATCTGCAGTCTTTTATCATATGTGAGTTGTACTTATTACGGGAACTTATGCTTTTTTATTTGCAGTGAAATTGAAAATATCGCCATCTGAATTGACTTATGCTTCTAGGGTGTATTTAGAGATCAAGAAACGAATACCTATTGAATTAATCCCTGCACTTGAAGATATATATGGTACCTTTGAGGTAAGAAGTTGTTACTTGTTGCTTTCTTTGAATTATTTATCTTACTATATGAATCTTAATATTGATTATTACTAGTAGTACGTGAGAGAAATTATTGACATGTTCCCTTGCAATCCTCTATGGCCTGTTTTAGAAGGACCGGTCGATTTCGAGCTTCGCTATGTACAAGAAACGTGTGCATAAACTTATTGGTGATGAAAGGAGGAAGCAGATAATGATGGAGCTTTATTGGCTAGAACATTGAATAATCAAATGGAGAACCATTGTTGTCATCATAGTTCATGTGTTACTTAATAAATTGAGGTAATGAGTAGTGGAATTAAATTGTTAAATGTTATGAGAATAAATAGGCAGGGTCTTTTATAACCCAAAACTTTCCTTCAAAATATTGTGCCTTATTTGTATTTAGGATTTATGCTATAATTTGTGTGACAATCTACAAGTGCTTGTTATTTTTTGATACTTACCTTGATTTGAGTTTGCATTCAATCACTTTAAATTGTTAGGTTGAGACTTGCTAAATATTCGTATTTAGATTTTGTTCCAATTAATGATAGGTGCAAAGTGTTGTGTTTGGTAGATTATGAGTTGTGTGCTTATCGTGAGCATAACTCaggaacattgcattatatatgtagtggTCAGAGGTCAGAGTTGGAATTTGAAATTCGCAacttattattcattttaagggATGAATTTTCATCTTCTAAACTACTCATACATACTATTCAAATTTCTCACCACT
Coding sequences within it:
- the LOC123893649 gene encoding uncharacterized protein LOC123893649, which codes for MNLYLYWCSGMQYQVDKDDEKHLILCRIVLGSMEKVYLECHQTNPSNEGYDTASDDPNNPNWYVVWADDINKRILPVCVITCKTSAIEPPVKLKISPSELTYASRVYLEIKKRIPIELIPALEDIYGTFEKDRSISSFAMYKKRVHKLIGDERRKQIMMELYWLEH